The DNA segment CTGATGGTAAAAACATTACACCCGCACCATAATCTTCAAAATAAGCTGGATCTGGACTATCAGGCACATCTACATAAGTACCCGTATTAAAAAGTGGTATAATTTCTTGCCACCCTAGTATTGTTCCTGCAAGTGAAGGATAGGTTTCAGGATAAGGGTTATAGTCAAACTGTGTTGCGTCGAGTGTAGTACCTCTATATGCTACACGTACTCCGTCAGCTCTCGTTGGCGATTCTCCTACCCCTTGTAGTAACACTAAGTAATATAATGTAAAATCAACATCATCAAGAGTTACTATTTTGCTTTGTAACGGGTATTCTGTTTGATCCCAAATAGAAACTTGATCGCCATCTGTAGGTATTTCCTGCAAGTCTACATTAAAATCTTCATCAACACTTGCAATATAGTGAGTTCTCAAATAATCTTCTATTTCTGCTTTTTCAACCACATACTGCTCTGCATAGTCTCTTGGTGGCTCTATAGAGGCACCATCATCTTTTTTACAAGCAATAAAAAATGTAATCAGTAAAAGCAGGCTAGAAGCCTTTAAAAATCTATTCATTTTAATTTTTATTTTAATGGCGCAAGATACAATTTTCCTTTATTTTTGTACAGCTATAACAATGATTTTTAAGAATTAGTATGAGGATTGATAAATATTTATGGTGTGTGCGTTACTATAAAACACGCAATATAGCTACCGAAGCCTGTAAGAAAGGGCACATAGCTGTAAACGGACAGCAGGTAAAACCCTCGCGGGAGGTTTTCCCTACCGATAAAATAACGGTTCGCCGCGATCAAATTAACTATAAACTAACCGTGTTAGATATTCCTGCAAATCGTGTAGGTCCTAAACTGGTAGATATTTACCGTAAGGATGAAACGCCTGCCGAAGCCTTTGAGCACCTGAAACTACTCAGGCTATCCAAAGACCATTATAGAGCAAAAGGAAGCGGCAGACCCACTAAAAAAGACCGTAGGGATATTGATGATTATTCTAGTGACACTTTAGACATTGATGCTGATGACAACATTTGATAAAAAATACTGGGAAGAGCGTTATCTTAATGATTCTGCTCCGTGGGATATGGGCAAAATTACACCGCCTATAAAAGAATATATCAACCAACTTACCGATAAGTCTTTAAAAATACTTATACCAGGAGCAGGTAACGGTCATGAATTTGAACACTTAATTCATCAGGCATTCTACAATAGCTATGTACTAGATATTGCTCCTTCTCCGTTAGAAAATATACAAAAAAGACTTCCTGAGCTTGACACTAAGCACTTAATTCTTGATGATTTCTTTAAACATGAAGGTCTGTATGACTTGATAATAGAGCAAACTTTCTTTTGTGCCCTCGACCCTTCTTTAAGGAAACAATATGCCGAAAAAATGCATAGTCTTTTAGCTCCCAATGGAAAACTTGTAGGGCTGTTATTTCAATTTCCGCTTACAGAGAAAGGTCCTCCATTTGGCGGTAATACTGAAGAGTATATAGCTACCTTTAAAGGTCTATTTAATATCCGCATCATAGAAACAGCCTATAATTCTATTAAACCAAGAGAAGGTAAAGAACTCTTTTTTATCTTTGAGAAAAAATAACGTTATAACATAATGAGCCACATCATACTTACTCAGCAGGAAATAGAACATAAAACAACTCGTATGGCTTACCAGATATACGAAACATTTGTAGATGAAAAAGAAGTGGTACTTGCAGGAATAGCGAGTAATGGTTACATTTTTGCGCAGAAACTAGCTACTGCCCTCGAAAAAATTTCTGACCTAAAAATAACTTTGTGCGAGGTAAAAATAAACAAACAGCAACCGCTTGATGGTGTACAAACATCATTAACGCCAGAAGAATATACTAATAAAGCACTCGTTTTGGTAGATGATGTACTAAATTCTGGTACTACACTTATATATGGTGTGAAACATTTTCTTGATGTACCACTCAAGAAATTTAAAACAGCTGTTTTAGTAGACCGTAACCACAAGCAATACCCAGTAAAAGCTGATTTTAAAGGACTGTCTTTATCTACATCTTTAAAAGAGCATATAAAAGTAGTATTTACAGATAACGAAGCTTATGCTTGTCTTAGCTAAAGTAAGCTCATTATTTCATTAACAATAGCTTCAAGGCTTTTATCATCTGTAGCTACCCTATGCTTTGCCTGCATATAGTAATAACTACGATCAAACAAATGTTTGGCTACAAACTCTTCTAGCTCTTCCCCCCTTAAATTATTAAGCATGGGTCTTTCGTTAGACTGCGTCTCTATACGACTTACAACTTCTTTTATTGATGTTTTTAAATATATAGATAGTACATCATCCCTTTGTAAAAACTCATGATTATTAGCGTAGCAAGGTGTGCCACCGCCAAGACTTAAAATAAAACTTTCATTTTTGTTTACAATTTCTTTTAATGCTATGTGCTCTTTTTTCCGAAATTGTATTTCTCCGCCCTCTAAAAAAAGCTGTGGAATTGTTTTTCCTGTCTGTTGCTCGATAACTTCGTCAAGATCTAGGTAGGTAATACCCGAAGCCTGAGCCAGTAAACGCGCTATTGTGGTCTTACCAGAAGCCATATATCCACATAAAATAATTTTTTTCATATAATAATCCACTATATATTAAGTCGTTAAACAATTTTAGTAAAAAAAAACTCAAATTTATAACAAAATGGCTTTGAATAATAAATAATACATCCGTATATTTGCACCCGCATTCAGGGAATGAAACACGACTCGATAGCTCAGTTGGTAGAGCACATCACTTTTAATGATGGGGTCCTGGGTTCGAGCCCCAGTCGGGTCACTAATAAGACCTTTTTCATTACCTAATGCACGACTCGATAGCTCAGTTGGTAGAGCACATCACTTTTAATGATGGGGTCCTGGGTTCGAGCCCCAGTCGGGTCACAAAAAAAAGTTAAGCTGTCATTATACATGCTTAACTTTTTTTATTTAAAGTAATAATGGCCACGTGGAGAAATTGGTAGACTCGCCATCTTGAGGGGGTGGTGCTGCAAGGCGTATGGGTTCGAATCCCATCGTGGTCACAAAAAGCTATAGTATATTAATTAATATACTATAGCTTTTTTTATACAGTGAGACATTAAAAAAGCCATACTATCTCATTTTTCTACCTCCTGTTTTTTTTGTATCATTATAAAAATTAAAAATAATCATGGAGGAACTCACCACCCTGAGGCATTACTTGCATCAAAACCCCGAAGTATCACAAAACGAATTTGAAACCCAAAAATATTTACTATCGCTTTTAAATAAACTAAATGCTGATAAAATAGAGAAAACAGCTAACACTGGTATTTTGGTTAGTTTTATTGGGAAAAACTTTGGGAAAAACATATTATTACGCGCTGATATAGATGCTTTACCCATAGAGGAAACCATAACTACTGAATATAAATCGACAATTACAGGAGTATCGCATAAATGCGGACATGACGGACACGCTACCATTATGTATGGTGTTGCCCAGCACTATGCAGCACAACGACCTGAAAAAGGGAATGTGTACCTTCTGTTTCAGCCTGCCGAAGAAAACGGTTGGGGCGCACGTAATGTTGTAGCTGATGGTACATTGAAAAACCTGAATATCGATATGGTTTTTGCATTACATAACTTACCTGGTTTTAAAAAGCATAACATAGTATGCAAAACAGGAAGCTTTACATCTAGCGTAGTGAGTCTTGCAGCTTATTTTAAAGGATATACTGCACATGCTGCTGAACCTTGGAATGGAAGAAACCCCGCAGGAGCAATAAGCGAATATATGTTAAATGCTCTATCACTCAATGCAGAAGAAAAGCCCGCCTATATAACAGTAACGCCTGTGCATATGGAAATGGGTGAGAAAGCCTATGGTATATCAGCAGGTGAAGGCTCTGTACATTTAACAGTTCGTGCTGATAATAATGAAAGGCTTAATAAAGTGATGGGTGTGATGAGAAATATGGCCACTGAAATTGCTAAAAAGGAAGAACTTGAGGTTACTTTTGAAGTAATTGAGCCTTTTGAATCGAACCAAAATCATCCTGATGCTGTAAATATAATACACAA comes from the Flavobacterium arcticum genome and includes:
- a CDS encoding phosphoribosyltransferase family protein codes for the protein MMSHIILTQQEIEHKTTRMAYQIYETFVDEKEVVLAGIASNGYIFAQKLATALEKISDLKITLCEVKINKQQPLDGVQTSLTPEEYTNKALVLVDDVLNSGTTLIYGVKHFLDVPLKKFKTAVLVDRNHKQYPVKADFKGLSLSTSLKEHIKVVFTDNEAYACLS
- a CDS encoding RNA-binding S4 domain-containing protein; this translates as MRIDKYLWCVRYYKTRNIATEACKKGHIAVNGQQVKPSREVFPTDKITVRRDQINYKLTVLDIPANRVGPKLVDIYRKDETPAEAFEHLKLLRLSKDHYRAKGSGRPTKKDRRDIDDYSSDTLDIDADDNI
- a CDS encoding methyltransferase is translated as MTTFDKKYWEERYLNDSAPWDMGKITPPIKEYINQLTDKSLKILIPGAGNGHEFEHLIHQAFYNSYVLDIAPSPLENIQKRLPELDTKHLILDDFFKHEGLYDLIIEQTFFCALDPSLRKQYAEKMHSLLAPNGKLVGLLFQFPLTEKGPPFGGNTEEYIATFKGLFNIRIIETAYNSIKPREGKELFFIFEKK
- a CDS encoding FKBP-type peptidyl-prolyl cis-trans isomerase, which translates into the protein MNRFLKASSLLLLITFFIACKKDDGASIEPPRDYAEQYVVEKAEIEDYLRTHYIASVDEDFNVDLQEIPTDGDQVSIWDQTEYPLQSKIVTLDDVDFTLYYLVLLQGVGESPTRADGVRVAYRGTTLDATQFDYNPYPETYPSLAGTILGWQEIIPLFNTGTYVDVPDSPDPAYFEDYGAGVMFLPSAYGYYELAQVNIPAYSPLIFNFKLYDLNYVDSDGDGILNKDETENGIDINDYDTDGDDAPNYLDIDDDGDGYSTRYEITISGTNDVYDFEDIPTCDGGTIKKHLDPNCF
- a CDS encoding shikimate kinase, with amino-acid sequence MKKIILCGYMASGKTTIARLLAQASGITYLDLDEVIEQQTGKTIPQLFLEGGEIQFRKKEHIALKEIVNKNESFILSLGGGTPCYANNHEFLQRDDVLSIYLKTSIKEVVSRIETQSNERPMLNNLRGEELEEFVAKHLFDRSYYYMQAKHRVATDDKSLEAIVNEIMSLL
- a CDS encoding amidohydrolase, with translation MEELTTLRHYLHQNPEVSQNEFETQKYLLSLLNKLNADKIEKTANTGILVSFIGKNFGKNILLRADIDALPIEETITTEYKSTITGVSHKCGHDGHATIMYGVAQHYAAQRPEKGNVYLLFQPAEENGWGARNVVADGTLKNLNIDMVFALHNLPGFKKHNIVCKTGSFTSSVVSLAAYFKGYTAHAAEPWNGRNPAGAISEYMLNALSLNAEEKPAYITVTPVHMEMGEKAYGISAGEGSVHLTVRADNNERLNKVMGVMRNMATEIAKKEELEVTFEVIEPFESNQNHPDAVNIIHKAANVAKLEYEGIADGFRFGEDFGIFTNIYPGAMFGIGSGEKCFPLHHPAYDYPDEITTTGITMFTTIQKEAQQ